A genomic segment from Nicotiana sylvestris chromosome 1, ASM39365v2, whole genome shotgun sequence encodes:
- the LOC138877113 gene encoding uncharacterized protein, with translation MASLTVLLRHSGKWNDEGNYIGFFIEGILIKEYASFNDLVGSISNQLGIDLSTNTIKIQYNVEGNRTSMEIHNDMGYRVYVELKKENREFGMYPLCITTMEKELISGDGLNQGDIVQIDEAVQMYDSDTDDTLAIELANSGEAIGVFELHKDLIISKTNQKEVMAGQVYKDKATLKEVMGNYAIAQRFQFRVDRSNAVSYALICISEDCDWRFKASSINKSELFKVREFNDNHTCPLKDKVYEQRQASSSLISGITRTKLTNHKRKYTPRDIIDDVKSDLGVDVSYMLAWRAKEKWTEHLKSYYIGTFISASTLDGAGHILPLAYGVIDSENDAAWTWFFEQFKIAYGVRENMCIVSDRNESIIKSVSRVYPNVPHCACIWHLWNNVYKKFKKSYAKLSEIYFSMAKTYTQTEFDSLMEKVEKVDIRVKEYLELAGYEKWARLYAPVNRGWTMTSNIVESINAALVSARELPIYDFLEEVRKMFGRWNCSNRKEATQTYKTLEKKYQEIMELNETMCTRMTAELPVNFYEYLLELVNNIDEYSCSKKVEYKCIQMQTVDQYTVIQLNTVAYSCWNQLNLTEIG, from the exons ATGGCAAGCTTGACAGTTTTGTTGCGTCATTCTGGAAAGTGGAACGATGAGGGCAATTATATCGGCTTTTTCATTGAGGGAATACTGATTAAGGAGTATGCTTCCTTTAATGATCTAGTTGGTTCAATTTCTAATCAACTGGGTATAGATTTGAGCACAAATACCATTAAAATACAATACAATGTTGAAGGCAATCGCACGTCAATGGAAATACACAATGATATGGGTTACAGAGTGTATGTAGAATtgaaaaaagagaacagagaatttGGGATGTATCCTTTGTGCATTACAACTATGGAAAAAGAGCTTATCTCCGGAGATGGTTTAAATCAAGGCGACATTGTGCAGATAGACGAAGCAGTTCAAATGTACGATTCCGATACAGATGATACACTAGCTATAGAACTTGCCAATTCTGGAGAAGCGATTGGAGTGTTCGAACTCCACAAGGATTTGATAATTTCAAAAACTAATCAAAAGGAGGTTATGGCTGGACAAGTTTATAAGGATAAGGCTACATTGAAAGAGGTGATGGGGAATTATGCTATAGCTCAACGGTTCCAATTCCGTGTTGATCGGTCTAATGCTGTCAG CTATGCATTAATATGTATTTCAGAAGATTGTGATTGGAGGTTTAAGGCTTCAAGCATTAACAAATCGGAATTATTCAAGGTGAGAGAATTCAATGACAACCATACATGTCCGCTGAAGGATAAAGTGTACGAGCAGCGGCAGGCTAGTAGCAGCCTTATAAGTGGTATTACAAGGACAAAGCTTACAAACCATAAGAGGAAATACACTCCGAGGgacattattgatgatgtgaaatCAGATCTAGGTGTTGATGTTAGCTACATGTTGGCGTGGAGGgctaaagaaaag TGGACGGAACATCTAAAATCCTACTACATCGGGACATTCATTTCTGCAAGCACGTTGGATGGTGCAG GTCATATATTGCCACTAGCATACGGTGTTATTGATTCAGAGAACGATGCTGCTTGGAcgtggttctttgagcaattcaagatagCATACGGTGTAAGGGAAAACATGTGCATTGTTTCAGATAGAAATGAGAGCATCATTAAATCTGTATCGAGAGTGTATCCGAATGTACCGCATTGTGCTTGCATATGGCATTTATGGAATAACGTATACAAGAAATTCAAAAAGAGCTATGCCAAGTTGAGTGAGATATACTTCTCGATGGCAAAAACATACACACAAACTGAATTTGATAGTCTGATGGAGAAGGTTGAGAAGGTAGATATTAGGGTGAAAGAATACTTAGAGTTAGCTGGTTACGAAAAGTGGGCTAGGTTGTATGCACCTGTTAACAGAGGATGGACAATGACGTCAAATATCGTTGAGTCAATCAATGCAGCACTAGTTTCAGCAAGGGAATTGCcaatatatgacttcctcgaagAAGTTAGGAAGATGTTTGGTCGTTGGAATTGTAGTAACCGTAAAGAAGCTACTCAGACATACAAGACGCTTGAGAAAAAATACCAGGAAATTATGGAGTTGAATGAGACGATGTGTACCCGTATGACT GCAGAACTACCCGTTAATTTTTATGAATATTTGCTTGAACTAGTAAATAATATAGATGAATACAG TTGCTCAAAAAAGGTTGAATACAAATGCATACAAATGCAGACTGTAGATCAATACACagtaatacagttgaatacagttGCATACAGTTGCTGGAATCAGCTGAATTTAACTGAAATTGGATGA
- the LOC104216032 gene encoding phototropic-responsive NPH3 family protein NPY2: MKFMKLGSKPDTFQSDGNNIRYVASELASDITVNVGDVKFYLHKFPLLSKSTSLQKLVANASEANCDEVHIHDIPGGPTAFEICAKFCYGMTVTLNAYNVIAARCAAEYLGMHEAIEKGNLIYKIDVFLNSSIFRSWKDSIIVLQTTKSQSRLCEELKLISHCIDAIASKASIDVNRVDWSYTYNRKKLPEENGDDPNLNGIRSRMVPKDWWVEDLSELEVDLYKRVIVTIKNKGIVSSEVIGEAVKAYAYRRFPGFNKGVFQFNDVSKCRAILDTIVWLLPSEKGCVSCSFLLKLLRASISLDSGEMAKAELVKRIGQQLEEASVNDLLIRAADGEGTLYDVHVVQKILEVFMMRDTDSEPQLEDGDEIQEIRKPGILSEASKLMVAKLVDGYLTEIAKDPNLPLSAFVGLAEMVSNFPRPGHDGIYRAIDMYLKEHPGISKSERKRICKLMDCKKLSVDACMHAVQNERLPLRVVVQVLFFEQVRANASSGSSTPDLPKAIRDLNSASYGSSRSATTNTEEDWDAAASAEELRALRGELAALRMGNGGTNDKVNGDAKSHADRAAMSRMKGLLMSKRIFSKIWSNKGGQGENSGSDSSESLGSANLEEAKSTPSRKGRHSVS; the protein is encoded by the exons atgaagtttatgaaacTTGGATCCAAGCCTGATACCTTCCAGTCAGATGGGAACAATATCAG ATATGTTGCTTCAGAGTTGGCCTCTGACATCACAGTTAATGTCGGAGATGTAAAGTTTTACTTGCACAAG TTTCCTCTTCTGTCCAAGAGTACCTCTTTGCAAAAGTTGGTTGCTAATGCAAGTGAAGCAAATTGTGATGAAGTTCACATTCATGACATTCCTGGAGGACCTACTGCCTTTGAAATATGTGCCAAGTTTTGTTACGGCATGACTGTTACACTGAATGCTTATAATGTCATTGCAGCGAGGTGTGCAGCTGAGTATCTGGGTATGCATGAAGCTATTGAGAAAGGAAACCTTATTTACAAGATTGATGTTTTCCTGAACTCGAGCATTTTCCGGAGCTGGAAAGATTCAATAATAGTTCTTCAAACTACTAAGTCTCAGTCACGTTTGTGTGAAGAACTGAAGTTGATCAGCCACTGCATTGATGCTATAGCATCCAAGGCTTCCATAGATGTTAACAGAGTGGATTGGTCCTATACGTATAACCGGAAAAAGCTTCCAGAGGAGAACGGAGATGATCCTAACTTGAACGGTATTAGAAGCCGCATGGTGCCAAAAGATTGGTGGGTTGAGGACTTAAGTGAGCTTGAAGTAGATTTATATAAGCGGGTAATTGTCACTATTAAAAACAAAGGCATTGTTTCTTCTGAAGTTATTGGAGAAGCTGTGAAAGCTTATGCTTATAGAAGGTTTCCAGGCTTTAATAAAGGTGTCTTCCAGTTCAATGATGTCTCCAAATGTCGGGCGATATTGGATACGATTGTATGGCTATTGCCCTCTGAGAAAGGTTGTGTCTCTTGTAGTTTCTTGTTAAAACTGCTGAGAGCATCAATTTCACTTGATTCTGGAGAAATGGCAAAGGCAGAACTAGTTAAAAGAATAGGGCAGCAATTGGAGGAGGCTTCTGTAAATGACCTTTTGATTCGAGCGGCAGATGGGGAAGGAACCTTGTATGATGTCCATGTCGTTCAGAAAATACTAGAAGTGTTTATGATGCGAGATACGGATTCTGAACCTCAGCTAGAAGATGGAGATGAAATTCAGGAGATCCGAAAGCCTGGGATTTTATCAGAAGCTTCAAAACTGATGGTGGCAAAGCTAGTAGATGGATACCTTACTGAAATTGCGAAAGATCCTAATCTACCTTTATCAGCATTTGTTGGTCTAGCAGAGATGGTATCCAATTTTCctcgacccggtcatgatggtatCTATCGCGCAATTGATATGTACCTTAAG GAGCACCCTGGAATCAGCAAGAGTGAGAGGAAGAGAATTTGTAAGCTGATGGACTGCAAGAAGCTCTCCGTGGATGCTTGTATGCATGCTGTGCAAAACGAGAGGCTTCCCCTTCGTGTTGTTGTACAAGTGCTCTTTTTCGAGCAAGTCAGAGCTAATGCCTCGTCTGGGAGCAGTACTCCGGATCTGCCCAAAGCAATTAGGGACCTTAACAGTGCTTCATATGGAAGTTCAAGATCTGCAACAACTAATACAGAAGAAGATTGGGATGCTGCAGCCTCCGCAGAGGAACTCAGGGCCTTGAGAGGAGAGCTTGCAGCCTtaagaatgggaaatggaggaacAAACGACAAAGTTAATGGCGACGCCAAGAGCCATGCAGACAGGGCTGCCATGAGTAGAATGAAAGGTTTGCTCATGTCAAAGAGGATCTTCTCGAAAATCTGGTCGAACAAAGGGGGGCAAGGGGAGAATAGTGGCTCAGATTCGTCCGAGAGTCTTGGATCTGCTAACTTGGAAGAAGCTAAGTCTACACCTTCAAGAAAAGGAAGGCATTCAGTTTCTTAG
- the LOC138877115 gene encoding uncharacterized protein produces the protein MSDAMPLNRLPRGIPTKILNFDGPSFSLQLTQAEKDFAGLSASKVDQRRSKLHNDKLKEVQVDEASKETKNQVGSKRKKPMKDSRNQKLNDTPNNVFAVYVNGTKLHFTLREFALVTGLKCIGKDEDFEFSETPPNRLIATYFGSANTVKKKHLRQCFNDKAWGPDNDEDALKISLLYFIHTFIFSSEKNSATIPRLDFDLVESGRYFEYHWGIKAFEVLINSINKKMDALKKYYRIAGMPLAMQTRIAEIYDRYEDTDSDANVAKQEDVVCEYIRGYRLHANIPWHTVDNVLIPVNLKEKLHWVLVVVTFKDRYIKVYDSYMSSGHDVYVVSEIVKLAKLLPLYLSISGFYRDSQGID, from the exons ATGTCGGATGCAATGCCACTCAACAGACTACCCAGAGGTATACCCACCAAAATTCTCAATTTTGATGGGCCCTCTTTCTCGTTGCAACTGACTCAAGCGGAGAAAGATTTTGCAGGTTTATCCGCATCCAAAGTTGATCAAAGAAGAAGTAAATTACACAATGACAAGTTGAAAGAAGTCCAAGTTGATGAAGCTTCAAAAGAAACCAAAAATCAAGTTGGCTCAAAGAGGAAAAAACCTATGAAAGATTCAAGAAACCAAAAG TTAAACGACACTCCAAACAATGTATTTGCAGTATACGTCAATGGTACTAAATTACACTTCACATTAAGGGAGTTTGCGCTTGTGACTGGCCTCAAATGTATAGGTAAAGATGAAGATTTTGAGTTTAGTGAAACTCCTCCTAACCGGCTTATTGCGACTTATTTTGGAAGTGCTAATACTGTAAAGAAGAAACACTTGAGACAATGCTTCAATGACAAGGCATGGGGCCCCGACAATGATGAGGATGCTTTGAAGATATCTTTGTTGTATTTCATCCACACCTTTATATTTTCATCTGAGAAGAATAGTGCAACTATACCGAGGCTAGATTTTGATTTAGTAGAGAGTGGGCGCTATTTTGAATATCATTGGGGTATTAAAGCATTTGAGGTGTTGATAAACTCGATTAACAAGAAGATGGATGCTTTGAAGAAGTATTACAGGATAGCTGGGATGCCCCTAGCTATGCAG ACAAGAATAGCTGAAATATATGACAGGTATGAAGATACAGATAGTGATGCTAATGTAGCCAAACAAGAAGACGTTGTATGTGAGTATATTAGGGGCTACAGATTGCATGCTAATATACCCTGGCATACAGTGGATAATGTCTTGATACCAGTGAACTTGAAGGAAAAACTTCATTGGGTGTTGGTTGTTGTGACTTTCAAAGATAGATATATCAAAGTGTACGACTCGTACATGTCTTCCGGTCATGATGTATACGTAGTCTCTGAGATTGTAAAGCTAGCTAAGCTACTACCTCTGTATCTGTCAATTAGTGGCTTTTACAGAGATAGTCAAGGCATTGATTGA